A single region of the Kwoniella botswanensis chromosome 1, complete sequence genome encodes:
- a CDS encoding hydroxyethylthiazole kinase translates to MPRIQLDYSLYLVTGREFLPPGKDYYESLEESLQGGVTLVQVREKDADTGEFIEVARRTKQICDKYNVPVLINDRIDVHLAVGTAGIHIGQTDCPLPLARTLIGPDAIIGLSVRNIDECKRAIEQGADYIGIGSVWPTGSKDIKGRKCLGPDGTGEILDLLDGTGIKAVAIGGIHLPNLPQLLHGSISPQTSNALDGVAVISDIVSSLHPREAAVALREIVDSFKRARNSLKDNKGLFGTSSSTSEELNEDRLVEKVQGLMRVLEQETPLINQLTNKVVMNDSANVTLAVGASPIMSTNPRDVYDLSPAIGACLINFGTVDDKEGMKVAGRQANVNRKPLVFDPVAVGATSYRRETAEELLAHWQPTIIKGNAAEIGAMAESTEVASRGVDAAGSGFKDPAAIVRALAKKRAAIIVLTGPTDYISDGHTVLKVSNGSHYLEKITGSGCQAGTLIACFAAASRSFYLNENEPFEDDSQLVQGDMLVAALAGVLIYTIASEVAADRPDVKGPGTFRSALIDELYNLTPEVVQQRAKVEIL, encoded by the exons atgCCTagaattcaacttgattatTCTCTTTACTTGGTCACTGGGAGAGAATTCCTTCCTCCTGGAAAG GACTACTATGAATCActtgaagag TCCCTACAAGGAGGAGTGACTCTCGTCCAAGTGAGAGAAAAGGATGCCGATACTGGAGAA TTCATCGAAGTTGCCAGACGCACCAAACAGATTTGTGACAAG TACAACGTACCTGTCCTTATCAACGATCGAATTGATGTCCATCTAGCAGTCG GAACTGCCGGTATCCACATCGGACAAACCGACTGTCCTCTCCCTTTAGCCCGTACCCTCATCGGTCCAGATGCGATCATTGGTCTATCAGTCCGAAACATCGATGAATGTAAGCGTGCTATCGAACAGGGGGCAGATTATATCGGTATTGGATCCGTCTGGCCTACCGGATCgaaagatatcaaaggtaGGAAATGTCTTGGTCCCGATGGGACAGGGGAGATATTGGATCTTTTGGATGGTACGGGGATCAAAGCCGTTGCTATCG GCGGTATCCATCTCCCTAACCTTCCTCAACTTTTACATGGCTCCATCTCCCCTCAAACTTCCAACGCTCTGGACGGCGTAGCAGTCATATCAGATATTGTCTCTTCCCTCCATCCCCGAGAGGCCGCCGTGGCCTTGAGGGAGATAGTCGATTCGTTCAAGAGGGCCAGAAACTCTTTGAAAGACAATAAAGGTTTATTCGgcacttcttcctctacctcgGAGGAGCTCAACGAAGATAGGTTGGTGGAGAAAGTTCAAGGCTTGATGAGGGTTTTGGAACAGGAGACACCACTGATCAATCAG CTCACCAACAAAGTCGTGATGAACGACTCGGCCAACGTCACGCTCGCCGTGGGAGCCTCACCTATCATGTCTACCAACCCTAGAGACGTGTATGATCTGAGTCCAGCCATTGGGGCATGCTTGATTAACTTTGG CACCGTCGATGACaaggaaggaatgaaagtggCCGGTAGACAGGCCAATGTCAATAGAAAACCACTAGTCTTCGATCCTGTTGCTGTGGGAGCTACTTCGTATAGGCGTGAGACTGCTGAGG AACTTCTCGCTCATTGGCAACCTACAATCATCAAAGGCAACGCCGCTGAAATCGGAGCCATGGCCGAATCTACCGAAGTGGCCAGTAGAGGTGTAGATGCAGCTGGATCAGGATTCAAAGATCCCGCAGCTATCGTCAGAGCCCTGGCCAAAAAGAGGG CCGCCATCATCGTTTTAACTGGACCTACCGATTACATCTCCGACGGCCATACCGTCCTAAAAGTATCCAACGGTTCACATTATCTTGAAAAAATCACTGGATCAGGATGTCAAGCAGGAACGTTGATTGCGTGTTTCGCAGCTGCTTCGCGAAGTTTCTATTTGAATGAGAACGAGCCGTTCGAAGATGATAGTCAGCTCGTTCAGGGTGATATGTTAGTAGCTGCGTTGGCGGG TGTTCTCATCTACACAATCGCATCTGAAGTAGCTGCCGATCGACCAGACGTCAAAGGTCCAGGTACTTTCCGATCAGCCTTGATTGATGAGTTGTATAATCTTACTCCCGAGGTGGTTCAACAAAGAGCAAAGGTTGAAATTCTATAG